The following are encoded together in the Streptomyces tsukubensis genome:
- a CDS encoding SSI family serine proteinase inhibitor translates to MSRRRPVLATALTAAASLAALSVLPASAQESGPRPAGDHLTVTVSHAGGGADGTRELYCHPARGSHTDPRGACDALDKLTRWGKDPFAPVPADSMCTMQYGGPATAQVKGVWAGRPVDARYSRTNGCEIDRWKNLTPVLPDPKG, encoded by the coding sequence ATGTCGCGTCGCCGTCCCGTTCTCGCCACAGCCCTCACCGCCGCCGCCTCTCTCGCCGCACTCTCCGTGCTTCCCGCCTCCGCCCAGGAGAGCGGGCCCAGGCCCGCGGGCGATCACCTCACCGTCACCGTCAGCCACGCGGGTGGCGGCGCCGACGGGACGCGCGAGCTCTACTGCCACCCGGCCCGTGGCAGCCACACCGATCCGCGCGGCGCGTGCGACGCGCTCGACAAGCTCACCCGCTGGGGCAAGGACCCCTTCGCGCCCGTCCCCGCGGACTCCATGTGCACCATGCAGTACGGCGGGCCCGCCACCGCCCAGGTCAAGGGGGTCTGGGCGGGCCGCCCCGTCGACGCCCGCTACTCCCGTACCAACGGCTGCGAGATCGACCGCTGGAAGAACCTCACCCCCGTGCTGCCCGACCCGAAGGGCTGA
- a CDS encoding amidohydrolase family protein, translating into MKSDHGHGPAPSDSSPPAEGPAEGPVEVPPLEFARRLGLPGLIDVHTHFMPERVLTKVWEYFDAVGPLVGREWPITYRMAEEQRLAVLRGFGVRAFTAMLYPHKPDMAAWLNGWAVDFARRTPDCLHTATLFPEPGVEGYVRAAVESGARVFKSHVQVGGYDPADPLLDPVWGLLAEARLPVVMHCGSGPAPGKHTGPEPVARVLARHPRLRLIVAHMGMPEYADFFALAETYDEVRLDTTMAFTDYMERFVPFPVGELGRLRDLGDRVLLGSDFPNLPYPYGHQLAVLERLGLGDDWLRAVCHDNAARLFGIGARTGSGGEVSQGIHRFP; encoded by the coding sequence ATGAAGTCTGATCACGGTCACGGGCCCGCCCCCAGCGACAGCTCCCCTCCTGCCGAGGGTCCTGCTGAGGGGCCCGTAGAGGTGCCGCCTCTCGAATTCGCCCGCCGTCTCGGGCTTCCCGGGCTCATCGACGTACACACGCATTTCATGCCCGAGCGGGTACTGACCAAAGTGTGGGAGTACTTCGATGCCGTCGGGCCTCTCGTAGGGCGTGAGTGGCCCATCACGTACCGGATGGCCGAGGAGCAACGGCTCGCCGTGCTCCGTGGGTTCGGGGTGCGGGCCTTCACCGCGATGCTCTATCCGCACAAGCCCGACATGGCAGCCTGGCTCAACGGGTGGGCCGTCGACTTCGCCCGCCGTACGCCCGACTGTCTGCACACGGCCACGCTCTTTCCCGAACCCGGCGTCGAGGGGTATGTGCGTGCCGCCGTCGAGTCCGGCGCCCGCGTCTTCAAATCCCATGTCCAGGTGGGTGGTTACGATCCCGCCGATCCGCTCCTCGACCCCGTCTGGGGGCTGCTCGCCGAGGCCCGCCTGCCCGTTGTCATGCACTGCGGCTCCGGCCCCGCCCCCGGCAAGCACACCGGGCCCGAACCCGTGGCACGCGTGCTGGCCAGGCATCCGCGGCTGAGGCTGATCGTCGCCCATATGGGCATGCCGGAGTACGCCGACTTCTTCGCTCTCGCCGAGACCTACGACGAAGTCCGGCTCGACACCACCATGGCGTTCACCGACTACATGGAGCGCTTCGTGCCGTTCCCCGTCGGGGAGTTGGGGCGGTTGCGCGACCTCGGGGACCGGGTGCTGCTCGGGAGTGACTTTCCCAATCTGCCCTACCCCTACGGGCACCAGCTGGCCGTCCTCGAACGGCTCGGTCTCGGCGACGACTGGCTGCGGGCCGTGTGCCACGACAACGCGGCGCGCCTCTTCGGTATCGGGGCCCGTACAGGGAGTGGCGGCGAGGTTTCTCAGGGAATTCACAGATTTCCCTGA
- a CDS encoding (Fe-S)-binding protein — translation MRIGLFATCLGDTLFPDAVSATAVLLTRLGHEVVFPPGQTCCGQMHVNTGYQREPVPLVRNFAEQFGDSAIEAVVMPSGSCAGSVRHQHEIIAERYGDRALREGVAGVKAKTYELSELLVDVLGLSDVGAYFPYRVTYHPTCHSLRMLRVGDKPLSLLRAVEEIDLVELPEADACCGFGGTFALKNADTSSAMLKDKIHHITGTGADICSAGDSSCLMHIGGGLSKIKSGATTLHLAQILASTRTTPHVPHGTPGSTGGGRSDRTDRTGRTQEVTR, via the coding sequence ATGCGTATCGGACTCTTCGCCACCTGCCTGGGAGACACGCTCTTCCCGGACGCGGTGTCCGCGACAGCCGTACTGCTGACCAGGCTGGGTCACGAGGTGGTCTTCCCGCCGGGGCAGACCTGCTGCGGTCAGATGCACGTCAACACCGGTTACCAGCGCGAGCCCGTACCCCTCGTGAGGAACTTCGCCGAGCAGTTCGGGGACTCCGCCATCGAGGCCGTGGTCATGCCGTCGGGTTCCTGCGCGGGCTCGGTGCGCCACCAGCACGAGATCATCGCCGAGCGCTACGGCGACCGGGCGTTGCGCGAAGGGGTGGCGGGCGTCAAGGCGAAGACGTACGAGCTGTCGGAACTCCTCGTCGACGTGCTCGGCCTCAGCGATGTCGGCGCGTACTTCCCGTACCGCGTCACCTACCACCCCACCTGCCACTCCCTGCGCATGCTCCGCGTGGGTGACAAGCCCCTCTCGTTGCTGCGGGCGGTCGAGGAGATCGACCTCGTGGAGCTGCCGGAGGCCGACGCCTGTTGCGGTTTCGGCGGAACGTTCGCCCTCAAGAACGCCGACACCTCCTCCGCGATGCTGAAGGACAAGATCCACCACATCACCGGCACGGGGGCCGACATCTGCTCGGCAGGTGACTCCTCCTGCCTGATGCACATCGGCGGAGGACTCTCGAAGATCAAGTCGGGCGCCACCACCCTGCACCTGGCCCAGATCCTCGCGTCGACCCGTACGACTCCGCACGTCCCGCACGGCACGCCAGGCAGTACGGGGGGCGGCCGTTCCGACCGCACCGACCGCACCGGCCGCACTCAGGAGGTCACCCGATGA
- a CDS encoding LutC/YkgG family protein, whose protein sequence is MSVDNGSGSGNGSGNGNGSGTGSGAGAGAAGGAGPTARETVLGRVRVALALAPQPNPRADPRADPRADPRTEPKAEVTIPREYRTGRTLPDGELLALLTDRLIDYKAHVHPCVSADTAATVAAVLRERGAALTGVPAGLDRDWLAVYEKAGGTVREDSAEIPAPELGVLDGVVTASAVACAETGTIFLDGGPDQGRRALTLVPDLHVCVVDLSAVAVGVPEAVARLVPGRPTTLISGPSATSDIELERVEGVHGPRTLDVVIRTDA, encoded by the coding sequence ATGAGCGTGGACAACGGCAGCGGCAGCGGCAACGGCAGCGGCAACGGCAACGGCAGCGGTACTGGTTCCGGTGCGGGTGCGGGTGCGGCTGGAGGTGCCGGCCCCACCGCGAGGGAGACGGTGCTCGGCCGCGTCCGGGTCGCACTGGCCCTCGCCCCGCAGCCGAATCCCAGGGCGGATCCCAGGGCGGATCCCAGGGCGGATCCCAGGACAGAGCCCAAGGCTGAGGTGACGATCCCGAGGGAGTACAGGACCGGGCGCACCCTGCCCGACGGTGAACTCCTCGCCCTGCTCACCGACCGTCTCATCGACTACAAGGCGCATGTTCACCCCTGCGTCAGCGCCGACACGGCGGCCACGGTCGCCGCCGTCCTGCGGGAGCGCGGGGCGGCGCTCACCGGCGTACCCGCCGGGCTCGACCGGGACTGGCTCGCGGTTTACGAGAAGGCGGGCGGCACCGTACGCGAGGACTCGGCCGAGATCCCCGCACCCGAACTGGGCGTGCTCGACGGCGTGGTGACCGCTTCCGCGGTGGCGTGCGCCGAGACGGGCACGATCTTCCTCGACGGCGGGCCCGACCAGGGCAGGCGCGCGCTGACGCTCGTACCCGACCTGCATGTCTGCGTGGTCGACCTGTCAGCGGTGGCGGTCGGCGTACCGGAGGCGGTGGCCCGTCTCGTACCCGGCCGCCCGACCACACTGATCAGTGGCCCCTCGGCCACCTCGGACATCGAACTGGAGCGTGTCGAGGGCGTGCACGGGCCGCGCACACTGGACGTCGTCATCAGGACTGACGCCTGA
- a CDS encoding lactate utilization protein B, translating to MRTSSTFLGMPAAPPRAPYGEGNLRGDRTFPEAARGELKNDQLRRNLGKATHTIRAKRLSVTAELPDWEALRDAGSAIKTDTMNRLPELLERLERKVTEHGGTVHWARDGVEANEIVTRLVKRTGSEEVIKVKSMATQEIGLNEHLEAQGIKAHETDLAELIVQLAHDKPSHILVPAIHRNRDEIREIFLKGIPGVDPGLDSVPAHLAAAARAYLREKFMTTRVAVSGANFGIAETGTLSVVESEGNGRMCLTLPDTLITVMGIEKVLPLHSDLEVFLQLLPRSSTGERMNPYTSMWTGTTPGDGPSDFHLVLLDNGRTAALADKIGREALNCIRCSACLNVCPVYERAGGHAYGSTYPGPIGAVLTPQLAGMHEGAHGKDDPNSSLPFASSLCGACFDACPVKIDIPSLLVELRHQKTEQSGVTAESLAMKAAAKVMAGPRLFTAAQKAAGLGRVVAGRDGKISRLPKPFSGWSDSRDTPAPPKQTFRSWLASSEGRTALSEAAAEGERDRAAAEAVETDSVRRTKSETGEQTDGRTEGPEGQR from the coding sequence ATGAGGACCAGCAGCACCTTCCTCGGCATGCCGGCCGCGCCGCCCCGCGCGCCCTACGGTGAGGGCAATCTCCGCGGCGACCGTACGTTCCCCGAGGCCGCGCGCGGCGAGCTGAAGAACGACCAGCTCCGCCGCAACCTCGGCAAAGCCACCCACACCATCCGCGCCAAACGGCTCTCCGTCACCGCGGAGCTGCCCGACTGGGAGGCGCTGCGCGACGCGGGCTCCGCCATCAAGACGGACACCATGAACCGGCTGCCTGAGCTGCTTGAGCGGCTGGAGCGGAAGGTCACCGAGCACGGGGGCACGGTCCACTGGGCGCGGGACGGCGTCGAGGCCAACGAGATCGTCACGCGGCTGGTCAAAAGGACCGGCAGCGAGGAGGTCATCAAGGTCAAGTCGATGGCCACCCAGGAGATCGGGCTCAACGAGCACCTGGAGGCGCAGGGCATCAAGGCCCACGAGACCGACCTGGCCGAACTGATCGTCCAGCTCGCCCACGACAAGCCGTCGCACATCCTGGTACCCGCCATCCACCGCAACCGCGACGAGATCCGCGAGATCTTCCTCAAGGGGATCCCCGGCGTCGACCCTGGCCTCGACTCGGTCCCCGCCCACCTCGCCGCCGCGGCCCGCGCCTACCTGCGCGAGAAGTTCATGACGACGCGCGTGGCCGTCTCCGGTGCCAACTTCGGCATCGCGGAGACCGGCACCCTCTCCGTCGTCGAGTCCGAGGGCAACGGCCGGATGTGCCTGACCCTGCCGGACACCCTGATCACGGTGATGGGCATCGAGAAGGTCCTGCCGCTCCACTCGGACCTGGAGGTCTTCCTCCAGCTGCTGCCGCGTTCCTCCACGGGCGAGCGGATGAACCCGTACACCTCGATGTGGACCGGTACGACGCCGGGCGACGGCCCGAGCGACTTCCACCTGGTCCTCCTCGACAACGGCCGTACGGCCGCGCTCGCCGACAAGATCGGCCGCGAGGCGCTGAACTGCATCCGCTGCTCGGCCTGTCTCAACGTCTGCCCGGTCTACGAGCGGGCGGGCGGCCACGCGTACGGCTCGACCTATCCCGGGCCGATCGGCGCGGTCCTCACCCCGCAGCTCGCCGGTATGCACGAGGGCGCGCACGGCAAGGACGACCCCAACAGCTCGCTGCCGTTCGCCTCCAGCCTCTGTGGGGCCTGCTTCGACGCCTGCCCGGTGAAGATCGACATTCCCTCGCTGCTCGTGGAGTTGCGCCACCAGAAGACGGAGCAGTCGGGCGTGACGGCGGAGAGTCTCGCGATGAAGGCGGCGGCGAAGGTCATGGCCGGGCCACGGCTGTTCACCGCCGCGCAGAAGGCGGCAGGACTGGGCAGGGTCGTCGCGGGCAGGGACGGCAAGATCTCGCGGCTGCCGAAGCCGTTCAGCGGCTGGAGCGACAGCCGAGACACACCCGCCCCGCCGAAGCAGACGTTCCGCTCGTGGCTGGCCTCCTCCGAAGGCCGTACGGCGCTCAGCGAGGCGGCGGCGGAGGGCGAACGGGACCGGGCGGCGGCGGAGGCGGTGGAGACGGACTCCGTACGTCGGACCAAGTCCGAGACCGGGGAACAGACCGATGGCCGGACCGAAGGACCGGAAGGGCAGCGATGA
- a CDS encoding AAA family ATPase codes for MIVWLNGTHGAGKTTTSALVQQLIPNSRVFDAEKVGETLMDIRPGLPDTDNFQHWPPWRPLVVETARRVLDYTGGTLVMPMTVLVEQYWREISTGLAEHAIPVKHFVLHTDENTLRARIDGDTDLGPSPFRHKHVARYAEAARTWLHEEAEVIDTTHLTPAEAALQIVEAVRR; via the coding sequence ATGATCGTATGGCTCAACGGCACCCACGGTGCGGGCAAGACGACAACAAGCGCACTCGTGCAGCAGCTGATCCCGAATTCACGGGTGTTCGACGCCGAGAAGGTCGGCGAGACGCTCATGGACATCAGGCCGGGGCTGCCGGACACGGACAACTTCCAGCACTGGCCGCCCTGGCGCCCCCTCGTGGTCGAGACGGCCCGCCGCGTACTCGACTACACGGGCGGCACGTTGGTGATGCCCATGACGGTCCTGGTCGAGCAGTACTGGCGCGAAATCAGCACGGGCCTCGCGGAACACGCCATCCCGGTGAAGCACTTCGTCCTCCACACCGACGAGAACACCCTCCGCGCCCGCATCGACGGAGACACCGACCTCGGCCCCTCCCCGTTCCGCCACAAACACGTCGCCCGCTACGCGGAGGCGGCCCGCACATGGCTGCACGAGGAGGCCGAGGTCATCGACACCACCCACCTCACCCCCGCCGAGGCCGCGCTCCAGATCGTGGAGGCCGTCAGGAGGTGA
- a CDS encoding DUF2797 domain-containing protein, translating to MAWWCSGMRWRVAASPADGGGAPVLRWVGDGQRERESPLVLGCDIAIRAVGERRCLGVWRGGAWRVCAGRAVVSERVGRAQCAECARMDRAHSVAADTVADDPRPYFVYLAYFGPGLLKVGITGVARGSARLLEQGAVTFSWLGRGPLMAARRAEELLRTALGVPDRIPYERKRAVRGSLPDAEERAAGLGLLHARAVALQGWPESLERMPFEPVDHGDVFRLGPTVAPRAVVTALGDGVVVAGRLLCAAGPDLHLSAGVSTLVVDTRLMAGWQLLASPGDALTTAAVRELPDPAPPVQDGLF from the coding sequence ATGGCGTGGTGGTGTAGCGGGATGCGGTGGCGGGTCGCCGCGTCCCCGGCCGACGGGGGCGGGGCGCCGGTGCTCAGGTGGGTCGGGGACGGGCAGCGGGAGCGGGAGAGTCCGCTGGTGCTGGGATGTGACATCGCCATTCGGGCTGTGGGGGAGCGGCGCTGTCTGGGCGTGTGGCGGGGCGGTGCCTGGCGGGTCTGCGCCGGTCGGGCCGTGGTGTCCGAGCGGGTGGGGCGGGCGCAGTGCGCTGAGTGTGCGCGGATGGACCGGGCCCACTCCGTCGCCGCCGACACCGTCGCCGACGATCCCCGGCCGTACTTCGTCTATCTCGCCTACTTCGGGCCCGGTCTCCTCAAGGTCGGTATCACCGGGGTCGCCAGGGGCTCCGCCCGCCTGCTCGAACAGGGCGCCGTCACCTTCAGCTGGCTCGGCCGCGGGCCCCTGATGGCGGCCCGGCGCGCCGAGGAACTGCTGCGTACGGCGCTCGGGGTGCCCGACCGCATCCCCTACGAGCGCAAGCGGGCCGTCCGCGGATCGCTCCCCGACGCCGAGGAGCGGGCCGCCGGGCTCGGTCTCCTGCACGCGCGAGCCGTGGCGCTTCAGGGCTGGCCGGAGTCGCTGGAGCGGATGCCGTTCGAGCCTGTCGACCACGGTGACGTCTTCCGGCTCGGGCCCACCGTCGCGCCCCGCGCCGTGGTGACCGCGCTCGGGGACGGTGTGGTCGTCGCCGGGCGGCTGCTCTGCGCCGCCGGGCCCGATCTGCATCTCTCCGCCGGCGTATCCACCCTCGTGGTGGATACGCGGCTCATGGCCGGCTGGCAGCTCCTCGCCTCCCCGGGGGACGCGCTGACCACTGCTGCCGTACGCGAGCTTCCCGATCCCGCGCCACCCGTACAGGACGGGCTGTTCTGA
- a CDS encoding PAS domain-containing protein has product MSSRPSRGTARLAAILDALPDALLLVNANGTVVNANTIALDALEAPGTALVGRGLLDLLPQFDSRLIPGSMRRPDATDTRGRTKPARMIARRTDGAEFPVEVTSANLADGKDAAWTPYGEPDSTPKYGYSGGELLMIVVRDLTGTVDTEAELARSQRQTEMILRAAAEGVVGTDTEGHVVLVNPAAAQILGFRASDLGGRELHPLVLHSRADGEPFPYAESPLADTLRSGRKHRVRGQVLWAKDGRQVPVDLTTAPVRDGDQLVGAVMTFTDRRAYDELVDQHATELSELTSAHTDEVAALTAARDEEVATLTAEREERIAALAAERDERIAALTAERDEQVAVLVAERDELAVHHEEEIAQLKDRSAALAEREKDRFEALAARHEQLLAVLGSSLRGPLDQLRGQLGTLAADPAGQLWPEANQILHHLSAGYARMTTLVDNVLGYQRLDEGTDELAREKVMFDGVVAAGIDGAIELIGPGRAQFAVHAPPIEAEVDPRRLATALAHLVADVAGIDSTGNARPELQNAGYVDSTIVVAAAQRGDAVRIEVRGPYSGGDPVHGPIVAGVVRAHGGVLQTHAVPGLGGNAYVLEVPIGAGAGSVPAAPASAPGDGSGPAVPGGVGAPGVVTVPEQQRTEGGRRRRARRASVDSFLDSADTAAAPSSAPTGRRRGRRAADETGAGQGHVNGAEAEFAVFEDGTDATGQGRLPAQGHAAQGQIPAQGQDRPQGQLQLEAPNQGGRGTGPGQGPGQGPGQGPGPGPGQLQTQAQAQAQAAATPHGSVVTAAEYAAGTAAVSNSLGQATVPPQGVPVAPSGRRARTEQGEQQALPPALPMVPSGTETGLVQALGPGGAPDDEPQPTGRRARRALSSAQERAAAEDRGGPRVPFALPPARSDQPAQTAQTAPPVPPVPPVPPMPPMPPVFEEAAPPAAGPAPVSAGPAAGRPDAGWHDAAAGDPAADHTPPSPHPVTGAGVPASGTAAPPQPWGSDTPAHGSAAAPQGGSGPADTGAARGGRPGQRGDGAHEESSAAQPLPAEAPMDPHSTQSRPFSVRTLGQGMPFDQGIAGQRPAPQPPHPPQPSMPPQAQQLRQARLSKQPQQPQQSGQPQQSGQPQQPGQSQQSGQQTAGAAPSPAEAQAQAQRETANAPQSGSATQQSLGSGRRRKLATPPASPAPPEGDRETGARQHPQQSPSPQTYQQPPAPAPAPAPAPLSAQAPDSQRGGTAASGARGQHGSHGQHGSHGPLGAHGQSEGHGRSYAIGAPDEGAEGPEPLDGPGGAVEVANRPQPRPVDDELPPEPLDNPRRLLVWPAPDVTTQQALSDRGYRPVIVHSREEVDAQIAAFPAALFVDPLTGPITRTALQSLRQAAVAAEVPVLVTAGLGQASREAAYGADPAVLLKALAPRDSEQHPPRVLLIEEREEIAQALTDTLERRAMQVARAATDADAVTLAAATRPNLVVMDLMQVRRRRAGIVDWLRANGLLNHTPLVVYTAAGIGPSELQGLASGETVLFLAERSTDEEVQSRIVDLLAKIGTN; this is encoded by the coding sequence GTGAGCAGCAGGCCATCCCGGGGCACTGCTCGCCTCGCAGCCATACTTGACGCCCTGCCCGACGCGCTGCTCCTCGTCAACGCGAACGGCACCGTGGTCAACGCCAACACCATCGCGCTCGACGCGCTGGAGGCGCCAGGTACGGCTCTCGTGGGGCGTGGACTTCTCGACCTGCTCCCGCAGTTCGACTCGCGGCTGATCCCGGGCTCCATGCGCCGCCCCGACGCCACGGACACCCGCGGACGCACCAAGCCGGCACGGATGATCGCGCGCCGTACCGACGGGGCCGAGTTCCCCGTCGAGGTCACCAGCGCCAATCTCGCCGACGGCAAGGACGCCGCCTGGACCCCCTACGGAGAGCCCGACTCCACGCCGAAGTACGGCTACTCCGGCGGCGAACTGCTCATGATCGTCGTACGGGACCTCACGGGCACCGTGGACACCGAGGCCGAACTCGCCCGTTCGCAGCGGCAGACCGAGATGATCCTGCGCGCCGCCGCGGAAGGCGTCGTCGGTACGGACACCGAGGGCCATGTCGTCCTGGTCAACCCCGCCGCCGCCCAGATCCTCGGCTTCCGCGCCAGCGACCTCGGCGGACGTGAACTCCACCCGCTGGTCCTGCACTCGCGCGCCGACGGCGAGCCCTTCCCGTACGCCGAGTCGCCGCTGGCCGACACGTTGAGGTCCGGGCGCAAGCACCGGGTGCGCGGCCAGGTGCTGTGGGCCAAGGACGGCAGGCAGGTGCCTGTCGACCTGACGACCGCGCCGGTACGCGACGGGGACCAGCTCGTCGGCGCCGTGATGACCTTCACCGACCGCAGGGCCTACGACGAACTCGTCGACCAGCACGCCACGGAACTCTCCGAACTGACCTCGGCCCACACGGACGAGGTCGCCGCGCTGACCGCCGCCCGCGACGAAGAGGTCGCGACGCTCACCGCCGAGCGGGAGGAGCGCATCGCCGCGCTCGCCGCCGAGCGTGACGAGCGGATCGCCGCACTCACCGCGGAACGGGACGAACAGGTCGCCGTCCTCGTGGCGGAACGTGACGAACTCGCCGTACATCACGAGGAAGAGATCGCGCAGCTCAAGGACCGCTCCGCAGCGCTCGCCGAGCGTGAGAAGGACCGGTTCGAGGCGCTGGCCGCGCGGCACGAGCAACTGCTCGCCGTGCTCGGCAGCTCCCTGCGCGGGCCCCTCGACCAGTTGCGCGGCCAGCTCGGCACACTGGCCGCCGACCCGGCGGGACAGCTCTGGCCCGAGGCCAACCAGATCCTGCACCACCTGTCCGCCGGTTACGCCAGGATGACCACCCTCGTCGACAACGTGCTCGGCTATCAGCGGCTCGACGAGGGCACCGACGAGCTGGCCCGCGAGAAAGTCATGTTCGACGGTGTCGTCGCCGCCGGAATCGACGGCGCCATCGAACTGATCGGTCCGGGGCGGGCGCAGTTCGCCGTGCACGCCCCGCCGATCGAAGCCGAGGTCGACCCGCGACGGCTCGCGACCGCCCTCGCCCACCTGGTCGCCGACGTCGCCGGAATCGACTCGACGGGCAACGCTCGCCCCGAGTTGCAGAACGCCGGATACGTCGACTCGACCATCGTGGTGGCCGCCGCGCAGCGCGGTGACGCCGTACGCATCGAGGTACGTGGCCCCTACTCCGGGGGCGACCCCGTACACGGCCCGATCGTGGCGGGCGTCGTACGCGCCCACGGCGGGGTGCTCCAGACCCACGCGGTGCCCGGTCTTGGCGGTAACGCGTACGTCCTTGAGGTGCCGATCGGCGCGGGCGCGGGGTCCGTACCCGCCGCTCCCGCCTCCGCCCCCGGCGACGGTTCGGGGCCCGCTGTGCCTGGTGGGGTCGGTGCGCCCGGTGTCGTGACCGTTCCCGAGCAGCAGCGCACCGAGGGCGGCAGGCGCCGCAGGGCGCGGCGGGCCTCCGTGGACTCCTTCCTCGACAGCGCCGATACGGCGGCGGCACCGTCCTCCGCGCCGACCGGCCGCCGCAGGGGACGTCGGGCGGCGGACGAGACGGGCGCCGGGCAGGGCCACGTGAACGGAGCGGAGGCGGAGTTCGCGGTGTTCGAGGACGGGACCGACGCGACGGGGCAGGGCCGGCTCCCCGCGCAGGGGCACGCCGCTCAGGGCCAGATTCCCGCACAGGGGCAGGACCGCCCCCAAGGACAGCTTCAGCTCGAAGCCCCCAACCAAGGGGGCCGGGGTACGGGACCAGGGCAAGGACCAGGGCAAGGACCAGGGCAAGGACCGGGACCGGGACCGGGGCAGCTCCAGACGCAGGCCCAGGCTCAGGCCCAGGCCGCCGCCACCCCGCACGGTTCCGTGGTCACCGCCGCCGAATATGCCGCGGGGACCGCCGCCGTCTCCAACTCGCTCGGCCAGGCCACCGTGCCGCCGCAGGGCGTGCCCGTGGCGCCTTCCGGACGCCGTGCCCGTACGGAGCAGGGCGAGCAGCAGGCACTGCCGCCCGCGCTGCCCATGGTCCCCTCGGGTACCGAGACCGGTCTGGTGCAGGCACTCGGCCCCGGTGGCGCGCCTGACGACGAGCCGCAGCCCACCGGCAGGCGCGCGCGGCGCGCTCTCTCCTCCGCGCAGGAACGCGCGGCGGCCGAGGACCGTGGCGGGCCCCGCGTGCCCTTCGCGCTGCCACCCGCCCGCTCCGACCAGCCGGCCCAGACCGCCCAGACGGCACCACCTGTACCGCCCGTTCCTCCGGTACCGCCCATGCCCCCCATGCCCCCCGTATTCGAGGAAGCGGCGCCCCCGGCGGCCGGTCCCGCCCCGGTCTCGGCCGGGCCTGCGGCGGGGCGCCCGGACGCCGGGTGGCACGACGCGGCGGCCGGGGACCCCGCGGCCGATCACACTCCGCCGTCGCCGCACCCCGTGACGGGAGCCGGAGTTCCCGCGTCCGGTACGGCGGCGCCCCCTCAGCCGTGGGGCAGTGACACTCCGGCCCACGGTTCCGCGGCCGCGCCCCAGGGAGGCAGTGGTCCGGCCGATACCGGGGCCGCGCGGGGCGGCAGGCCGGGACAGCGCGGCGACGGTGCCCATGAGGAGAGCTCGGCGGCGCAGCCGTTGCCGGCTGAGGCCCCGATGGACCCGCACTCGACGCAGAGCCGGCCCTTCAGCGTGCGTACGCTCGGGCAGGGCATGCCGTTCGACCAGGGGATCGCTGGTCAGCGACCTGCCCCGCAGCCCCCGCACCCGCCGCAGCCCTCGATGCCACCGCAGGCGCAGCAGCTCCGGCAGGCCCGCCTGAGTAAGCAGCCCCAGCAGCCCCAGCAGTCCGGTCAGCCTCAGCAGTCCGGTCAGCCCCAGCAGCCGGGGCAGTCGCAGCAGTCCGGGCAGCAGACGGCCGGGGCCGCTCCCTCGCCCGCCGAGGCCCAGGCCCAGGCCCAGCGGGAGACCGCGAACGCCCCGCAGTCCGGCAGCGCCACCCAGCAGAGCCTCGGCTCAGGGCGGCGCAGGAAGCTGGCGACACCTCCGGCGTCTCCGGCGCCTCCCGAGGGTGACCGCGAGACGGGCGCCAGGCAGCACCCCCAGCAGTCCCCCTCGCCACAGACGTACCAGCAGCCTCCCGCCCCTGCCCCTGCCCCTGCCCCTGCCCCACTGTCGGCCCAGGCCCCGGACAGCCAGCGCGGCGGTACCGCGGCGAGCGGCGCCAGGGGCCAGCACGGTTCGCACGGCCAGCACGGTTCGCACGGTCCGCTCGGTGCCCACGGGCAGTCCGAGGGCCACGGCCGTTCCTACGCCATCGGCGCGCCCGACGAGGGCGCGGAGGGGCCTGAGCCGCTGGACGGGCCCGGCGGCGCGGTCGAGGTGGCCAACCGCCCGCAGCCGAGGCCCGTCGACGACGAGTTGCCTCCCGAGCCGCTCGACAATCCGCGCAGGCTGCTTGTCTGGCCCGCGCCCGACGTCACCACGCAGCAGGCGCTCAGCGACCGGGGCTACCGGCCGGTGATCGTGCACTCCCGCGAGGAGGTCGACGCCCAGATCGCGGCCTTCCCCGCCGCGCTCTTCGTGGACCCGCTGACGGGACCGATCACGCGTACCGCTCTCCAGTCGCTGCGTCAGGCCGCCGTCGCCGCCGAGGTACCCGTACTGGTGACGGCGGGGCTCGGTCAGGCCTCCCGCGAGGCGGCCTACGGCGCCGACCCGGCCGTACTCCTGAAGGCGCTCGCCCCGCGCGACAGCGAACAGCACCCGCCGCGCGTACTGCTCATCGAGGAACGCGAGGAGATCGCCCAGGCGCTCACCGACACGCTTGAGCGGCGCGCGATGCAGGTGGCGCGGGCCGCGACCGACGCCGACGCGGTGACCCTCGCGGCGGCCACGCGGCCCAACCTGGTCGTGATGGACCTGATGCAGGTACGGCGCAGGCGGGCGGGGATCGTCGACTGGCTGCGCGCCAACGGCCTCCTTAACCACACCCCGCTCGTCGTCTACACGGCCGCGGGTATCGGCCCGTCAGAACTCCAGGGCCTCGCCTCGGGCGAGACGGTCCTCTTCCTCGCCGAGCGCTCGACGGACGAGGAAGTCCAGAGCCGCATCGTGGACCTGCTGGCGAAAATAGGGACCAACTGA